In a genomic window of Styela clava chromosome 7, kaStyClav1.hap1.2, whole genome shotgun sequence:
- the LOC120328222 gene encoding carbohydrate sulfotransferase 10-like, whose protein sequence is MESDTYRLDKDIFMLLYVRRHFPDFVYNMQSLNILRVFFLVALGIGTFTFYAIKRYTVFQLRSYPIATIKEDNLAPERFDKRLKLLHSRCPNDYTKAKERSNWVPIPHFLVDPPKKLLVCVVPKSGSSTWHGIVWALRRKRAGLDEDQKFYRWNDTVENHAMARKLPPKVGQMLGVYHDGDDDLFQSPRLGQSHRLVLARHPFARLISGWKDKFSYNTAYGDRMFKHFPKLKDYNVSVPPENFTLAFEDLARYIADHGRDERKLDYHFMPATSLCKPCNYAYTYILKAESVDKDQQWLMNRINMTDLKVVRRGVNKKGSLLQINPSDSIKEYMSKLDLEVVKKLYTVYVKDFVYFGYTFSLTTMKSGGFE, encoded by the exons atggaATCAGACACCTATAGATTGGACAAGGACATTTTCATGCTCTTATACGTTCGAAG ACATTTTCCAGATTTTGTATACAACATGCAGTCGTTAAATATTTTAAGGGTCTTTTTCCTCGTTGCTCTCGGCATAGGAACTTTTACATTTTATGCGATCAAACGATATACAGTATTCCAACTTCGTTCTTATCCTATCGCCACCATAAAAGAAGACAACTTAGCGCCAGAGCGTTTTGATAAAAGACTCAAATTACTGCATTCAAGATGCCCGAATGATTATACGAAGGCAAAAGAAAG GTCCAACTGGGTGCCAATACCTCACTTTCTCGTAGACCCTCCAAAAAAATTACTAGTATGCGTAGTTCCAAAGTCTGGAAGTTCTACGTGGCACGGTATTGTTTGGGCTTTACGTCGAAAACGAGCTGGACTCGATGAAGATCAGAAGTTCTATAGATGGAATGATACAGTTGAAAATCATGCTATGGCTCGTAAGCTTCCTCCAAAAGTTGGACAAATGCTAGGCGTCTACCATGATGGAGATGACGACCTATTTCAAAGTCCGAGGCTGGGACAAAGTCATCGACTTGTATTG GCGCGCCATCCTTTCGCTCGCTTGATTTCAGGATGGAAAGACAAATTCAGCTATAATACGGCATACGGAGATAGGATGTTTAAACATTTTCCAAAACTCAAAGATTACAA TGTTTCAGTTCCACCGGAAAACTTCACTTTAGCGTTTGAGGATTTAGCTCGTTATATAGCAGATCACGGTCGGGATGAGCGAAAATTGGACTATCATTTTATGCCGGCAACATCACTATGCAAGCCTTGCAACTATGCATATACTTATATACTAAAAGCAGAAAGCGTTGATAAAGATCAGCAATGGCTGATGAATCGGATAAATATGACTGATCTGAAAGTCGTACGTCGAGGAGTAAATAAAAAAGGAAGTTTGCTTCAGATAAATCCAAGTGACTCTATTAAAGAATATATGTCGAAACTGGATCTCGAAGTCGTCAAAAAACTATACACTGTATATGTAAAAGATTTTGTCTATTTTGGATATACGTTCAGCTTAACTACTATGAAATCAGGAGGGTTTGAATAA
- the LOC120328046 gene encoding carbohydrate sulfotransferase 10-like — protein sequence MNLKRRTKGILLAFPAVVILILLQRKKHSITFQYDVKTKKISPTVKIKQTKFVHDISTTTHAYDWNAAPQRFSKRKLHLDNACKRRLNKPLRLKWKKNQAFIANYERRMLVCASHKAGSSTWHWRIWATNIKQKGLDPYKEPYGRDAALGNYKIVGELSETQGNKLITHVKGDDNFFNPSPKNSSLRIILTRHPFGRLISAWNQKFLKTSNYWTILLKTYKLMLNFKEDIVKDHAMSFKDLATYIANIHGNGRYFDMHFHPISKICQLCEYDYTYILKAESVDQDEPWLMKRLNLTDVTIGKRNMAIGGSLINNNPKENIKKYMSMLPPTVVQKLYKLYEADFDYFGYTFNLTTLEAGGFE from the exons ATGAATCTGAAACGCAGAACAAAGGGAATCTTGCTAGCGTTCCCAGCTGTAGTAATTTTAATTCTCCTTCAACGTAAGAAGCATTCTATTACATTCCAATATGATGTGAAGACGAAAAAGATATCGCCAACAGTGAAAATAAAACAGACCAAATTTGTACATGATATCAGCACTACTACCCATGCATACGACTGGAATGCAGCCCCTCAACGATTTTCGAAAAGAAAACTTCATTTGGACAATGCTTGTAAACGAAGACTGAATAAGCCTTTGAG GTTGAAATGGAAGAAAAATCAAGCTTTTATAGCGAACTATGAGCGCCGTATGCTAGTTTGTGCGTCTCACAAAGCTGGAAGTAGTACATGGCATTGGAGGATTTGGGcaacaaatataaaacagaAGGGCCTGGATCCATATAAAGAACCATATGGTCGCGACGCAGCACTGGGAAACTATAAGATCGTTGGTGAGCTTTCGGAGACCCAAGGAAACAAACTAATTACTCACGTGAAAGGAGACGATAATTTTTTCAATCCATCTCCAAAGAATTCAAGCTTACGAATTATATTg ACTAGGCATCCTTTTGGACGATTAATTTCTGCATGGAATCAAAAATTTCTTAAAACATCAAACTATTGGACAATTTTATTGAAGACTTATAAACTTATGTTAAACTTCAA GGAGGACATCGTAAAGGATCATGCGATGTCATTTAAGGATCTTGCAACTTATATCGCAAATATTCACGGCAACGGACGATATTTCGACATGCATTTTCATCCAATATCGAAAATATGTCAACTATGTGAATATGACTATACCTATATCCTGAAAGCAGAAAGCGTTGATCAAGACGAGCCATGGTTGATGAAACGACTCAATTTAACAGACGTTACAATCGGAAAGAGAAACATGGCAATTGGTGGAAgcttaattaataataatcccaaggaaaacattaaaaaatacatGTCAATGTTACCACCGACAGTTGTTCAGAAGTTGTACAAATTATACGAAGCTGATTTCGATTATTTCGGATATACTTTCAACTTGACAACCCTAGAAGCTGGAggatttgaatga
- the LOC120328020 gene encoding uncharacterized protein LOC120328020: protein MMKEKLLKYVHSLASQMPILLVLLDLHFEGVEGVNKAEGNKHLTLGNQLLHAGQLADALTQYHSSIDNDPNNYQAYYMRATVYLAMGRSRTALPDLDQVISLQPNFVKARLQRGNLYLKMGRFNDAQIDYEAVLSQEDNADAKAKVEVIRPLRRNINQAAQSFQSKDYRQVVNYMKEVIETCPWNAEFRETRAMAHEGLGDLRSAISDLKPTTTLRLDNTAGYLKISILYYRLGDIEQSLDEIRECLKLDPDHKECYAHYKNVKKLFKTVESGRKFMNEERWDDAIGKFTKALQQEPRIPAFNLEIKLRICESYVKKASPIEALAACKDVLKYDSHNIPAIFLISEAYTLNSQYQEAVDILQEASQIDENYPGLNDKIKQAQKLLKQSQKRDYYKILGVSRNARKREIEKAYRNLARQWHPDNFKTEEEKKSAESKFIDLAAAKEVLTDPDKLRIYLAGYDPLDRDDVEQWERGESPGDINNVFKFFFHSGGKKADKKPFEDILKAFGKKTRKDVETEDDDEDEEFLQESRRRKEEKLRREEQEQFKKQEEMRKKSEMERQRKMEEERRRKEEEQKKYEEEMRRKRAMEEEKRRQMIEMQKRKLEEQRKRYYEEQQRKLQEERKRKEEQQRRYEEELRRRRELEEERRRNINIQLQKQQEQKRQYFEEQQRKFQERMGNYAGGRQDSDAQGIHSQTAGKSKKTNKKKSKKKTKKSKSKKAKKSKKDKSKHYTKGTDGRWYEKNAYGRWIVSKGPDDTDHDTSVEDETNGKKPETYRDSEGNVFVKANDGNWYMRVESPSVPQKPDADSSDDDEQDGGNTEPKVKILAGGVYKDNLGRILDAQGNIYLPKGDGTLRMIGNVKHLEINKNVLKDKKEAPRLNPWARQSSFVHAEADKSYFHDKNGIPYVVDKNGNYVRVKGPEELKQEANSRKHYEDLKSQYSYREQSTAQARDRWTQPQYGQNEQWNTADQARRFQTNTGQASSQDIRAEIMRQQEMIAKRLMDAQLGQTQDEFYNDRNNKRTRYTNIHEEL, encoded by the exons GTGATCAGTCTTCAACCAAATTTTGTAAAAGCCAGATTACAGAGgggaaatttatatttgaaaatgggAAGATTTAATGATGCACAGATTGATTATGAAGCAGTG TTAAGTCAAGAAGATAATGCAGATgccaaagcaaaggtggaagtAATTCGACCACTGAGAAGAAACATTAACCAAGCGGCTCAATCATTTCAATCAAAGGATTATCGACAAGTTGTCAATTACATGAAAGAAGTTATTGAG ACTTGTCCATGGAATGCTGAATTTCGTGAAACAAGAGCGATGGCACATGAAGGGCTCGGTGATCTTAGAAGTGCAATTTCCGATTTGAAACCTACCACAACATTACGATTGGATAACACCGCTGGATATTTAAAAATCAGTATATTGTATTATCGTCTTGGTGATATTGAACAATCGTTAGA TGAAATTCGTGAATGTCTCAAACTTGATCCCGATCATAAAGAATGTTATGCTCAttacaaaaatgtaaaaaaacttttcaaaactGTGGAATCTGGAAGGAAATTTATGAATGAAGAAAG ATGGGATGACGCTattggtaaatttacaaaagCTCTTCAACAGGAACCAAGAATTCCAGCATTTAATCTCGAAATAAAACTCAGAATATGCGAAAGTTATGTAAAA AAAGCATCACCTATTGAAGCTTTAGCTGCATGTaaagatgttttaaaatatgatagCCACAATATACCGGCTATATTTTTAATATCGGAAGCTTATACATTAAATTCACAATATCAAGAAG CCGTTGATATTTTACAAGAGGCGAGTCAAATCGATGAAAATTATCCAGGTTTAAATGACAAAATTAAACAAGctcaaaaattattgaaacaatCTCAAAAGAgggattattataaaattttgggAGTTTCAAG AAATGCAAGGAAACGTGAAATTGAGAAAGCATATAGAAACTTAGCCCGTCAATGGCATCCTGATAATTTTAAAACAGAAGAAGAGAAAAAATCAGCAGAATCGAAATTTATCGATCTTGCTGCTGCAAAAGAAGTTTTAACTGATCCTG ACAAACTCCGAATCTATCTTGCTGGATACGACCCATTAGATCGTGACGACGTTGAACAATGGGAACGTGGAGAATCCCCTGGCGATATAAACAacgtcttcaaattttttttccattctGGAGGGAAGAAAGCTGACAAAAAACCATTTGAGGATATTTTGAAAGCATTCGGGAAAAAGACTAGAAAAGATGTTGAAACAGAAGACGAtgatgaagatgaagaatttcTCCAGGAAAGCAGGAGAAGGAAGGAGGAAAAATTGAGACGAGAAGAACAAGAGCAATTTAAAAAGCAGGAAGAAATGAGGAAAAAATCTGAAATGGAACGACAAAGAAAAATGGAAGAGGAACGTAGAAGGAAAGAAGAGGAACAAAAGAAATATGAAGAAGAAATGAGAAGGAAACGGGCAATGGAAGAAGAAAAACGAAGACAAATGATTGAAATGCAGAAGAGAAAACTGGAGGAACAAAGGAAAAGATATTACGAGGAACAGCAAAGGAAATTGCAGGaagagagaaaaagaaaagaagaaCAACAAAGGAGATATGAAGAGGAACTGAGAAGAAGGAGAGAACTAGAAGAGGAAAGaagaagaaatataaatatacaattgcaaaaGCAACAGGAACAAAAAAGACAGTATTTTGAAGAACAACAGCGCAAGTTTCAGGAACGCATGGGAAATTACGCAGGAGGGCGACAGGATAGTGATGCCCAGGGAATCCATTCCCAAACAGCTGGTAAATCCAAGAAAACTAACAAAAAGAAAAGTAAAAAGAAGACAAAAAAATCCAAAagtaaaaaagcaaaaaaatcgAAGAAGGATAAATCAAAGCACTATACTAAAGGTACAGATGGTAGATGGTATGAAAAAAATGCATATGGAAGATGGATTGTAAGTAAAGGCCCTGATGACACAGATCATGACACTTCAGTTGAAGACGAAACAAATGGAAAAAAGCCTGAAACATATAGAGACTCTGAAGGAAATGTTTTTGTGAAAGCAAATGACGGAAACTGGTACATGCGTGTTGAATCACCATCAGTACCACAGAAACCTGATGCAGACAGTTCAGATGACGATGAACAAGATGGTGGAAACACTGAGccaaaagttaaaatattagCTGGAGGGGTTTATAAAGACAATCTTGGAAGAATCTTGGATGCCCAGGGTAATATATACCTCCCTAAGGGTGATGGCACTCTAAGAATGATAGGTAACGTCAAACATCTTGAAATTAACAAAAACGTCTTGAAAGATAAGAAAGAGGCACCGAGACTCAATCCTTGGGCTAGGCAGAGTAGTTTTGTTCATGCAGAGGCAGATAAGTCGTATTTTCATGATAAAAACGGTATTCCTTACGTCGTTGATAAGAACGGAAATTATGTCCGTGTGAAAGGGCCGGAGGAACTAAAACAAGAGGCGAATTCACGTAAACATTACGAAGACTTGAAATCTCAATATTCGTATAGAGAACAGTCAACTGCCCAAGCTAGAGACAGGTGGACACAACCTCAGTATGGACAAAATGAACAATGGAATACTGCTGACCAAGCTCGCCGATTTCAGACTAACACAGGACAAGCAAGCTCTCAAGATATTAGAGCAGAAATAATGAGACAGCAGGAAATGATTGCAAAAAGGCTGATGGATGCTCAATTAGGACAGACTCAAGATGAGTTTTACAACGacagaaataataaaagaacTCGGTATACAAATATACATGAGGAACTTTAA
- the LOC120328221 gene encoding potassium channel, subfamily K, member 16-like yields MSKEEDKNTPNPQNGDANSRLAIEVTKAEDDDNDEPLSERRPSAMSSSSGSQSEKSRPPTWKSYVLLVVLFGIYICVNLIGSVIFRAIERKSEAGSPHWFRETKINFVKQHRNNLTIEALEAFLSKTEKALSDDVSSIIGNESIYTDKWTIGSGFLFSFTIASTIGYGTVTPVTGGGQAFTILFALLSIPFTGLLAAKLGSILAYFIKKAAAIIFRRRGKSNRYVKIASIAFTFIFGLFLYIAMPAILLTYVSNEEGWTFIECLYCVFVTLTTIGFGDYVPDPHSTAGMLGNIVVLIWVVAGLAWFATIVNLIATQLSKQATTLKKKVANQQITMKTLKNATATLGSRISTKKSGSKQSVSSTKDSKGSNDRFSDIESGKKNSDSKPESLEGSADPLNPNKSTDTESSSNNRKSLPGETSSGPSTPVKAPDDRRESTTSRSSKRDDRMLGPNAFMSVILNNMENYDDVHERSDEEEQQS; encoded by the exons ATGTCAAAAGAAGAAGATAAAAATACACCAAACCCCCAAAATGGCGACGCTAATTCCCGACTGGCTATTGAAGTTACTAAAGCTGAAGACGACGATAACGACGAACCATTGTCCGAGAGGCGTCCATCAGCTATGTCGTCCAGTTCAGGATCGCAAAGTGAAAAAAGTCGACCACCGACTTGGAAAAGCTATGTTTTATTAGTTGTATTATTCGGTATTTATATTTGCGTCAATCTTATTGGATCAGTCATATTCAGAGCAATCGAACGAAAATCGGAGGCTGGATCCCCTCATTGGTTTCGTGAaacgaaaattaattttgtgaaACAGCATCGAAATAATTTAACGATTGAGGCTCTGGAAGCGTTTTTGTCG aaaactgaaaaagcgttGTCAGATGATGTTTCATCTATTATTGGGAATGAAAGTATTTATACCGATAAATGGACCATTGGATCTGGCTTCCTTTTTAGTTTTACTATAGCCAGTACAATCG GTTATGGTACTGTTACTCCAGTGACTGGGGGTGGTCAGGCATTTACGATTTTATTCGCATTACTGAGTATTCCATTCACCGGATTGTTAGCTGCAAAATTGGGCTCTATTTTGgcatatttcattaaaaaa GCGGCCGCCATTATTTTTAGAAGAAGGGGTAAAAGCAACAGATACGTGAAAATAGCTAGCATTGCATTCACGTTTATATTCGGATTATTTCTCTACATCGCAATGCCGGCAATATTGTTAACATATGTTAGTAATGAAGAGGGATGGACATTTATCGAATGTTTATATTGCGTATTTGTAACATTGACAACAATCGGATTTGGAGATTATGTACCGG atcCACATTCTACGGCTGGTATGTTGGGAAACATCGTTGTACTAATATGGGTTGTAGCAGGCTTGGCATGGTTTGCCACAATTGTGAATCTTATTGCCACCCAGTTGTCAAAACAAGCTACAACGCTAAAAAAGAAAGTTGCCAACCAACAAATTACAATGAAAA CTTTAAAAAATGCGACCGCAACACTTGGAAGTCGAATATCCACCAAAAAATCAGGATCGAAGCAATCTGTAAGTTCAACGAAGGATTCTAAAGGAAGCAACGACAGATTTTCGGATATCGAGTCAGGGAAGAAAAATTCGGATTCAAAACCCGAATCATTGGAAGGATCAGCTGACCCGCTCAACCCAAATAAAAGCACGGATACTGAATCTAGCTCAAACAATAGAAAAAGTCTTCCTGGCGAAACAAGTAGCGGTCCGTCCACACCTGTTAAAGCTCCAGATGATAGGCGAGAATCCACTACGTCTAGAAGCTCAAAACGCGATGACCGTATGCTCGGACCGAATGCTTTTATGTCCGTGATTTTGAACAATATGGAAAACTATGATGACGTGCATGAAAGAAGCGACGAGGAAGAACAACAATCGTAG